The nucleotide window TTCGTCGGCCTTGGGGCTGCGAGGGCGGCCGGAGCGTCCAGCTTTCGGGCCGTGAGCATCGGCTGTGCGACCGATCGGAGGAGTTCGACGGCAGGTCCAGGAACGATCCCGAGCACCGTGACGATCACCGCCGAGAGCCCGATCGGTAGCGCGATCGCCGGCCCCGCGGCTTTCAAGGGATGATCGGCGGGCTCGCGGAAGTACATCGCCCGCAGCACGCGGACATAGTAGAAAGCGGAGACAACGGAGTTGAACAGGCCCAACGCAACGAGCCAAGTCAGGGCGATCCGCGTCTCGGCCGGCCCTTGCCGCAGGGCCTCCATGAAAATGTAGAGCTTGCCGAAAAAGCCGCCGAACGGCGGGACGCCGATCAGCGAGAACATCAGGACCACAATGCCGAGAGCCAGGAGCGGCGACCGGCGCCCCAGACCGTCGAGGTCGGCGATGGCATCGCCCCCTCGATCGCGGGCCGTCCATGCGGCTGCGGTGAACGCGCCAAGGTTCGCGAAGGCGTAGACGACCAGATAGTAGAGCACCGCTCCAGCCGCCGCAGGACCGGAAGTCGAAACGCTGGCCGCTGCCAGGCCGACGAGCATGTAGCCCGCATGAGCGATCGACGAATAGGCCAGCATCCGCTTGAGGTTCGTCTGCCCCAGCGCCGCGAAGTTTCCGTAGGTCATCGTCGCCGCGGCAATGAGCGCCACGACGCCGATCCAGCCGGGCCCCAGGACGGTCATCGACGGATGCGACCACGCGCCGAGCCCATGCAAGAAGACCTTCAACATCGCCACGAAGGCAGCGATCTTCGAGCCAGTCGCGATCCAGGCGGCGACCGGAGCGGGCGCTCCTTCGTAAACGTCGGGAGCCCATTGGTGGAAGGGCACTGCGGCGACCTTGAAGCCGAACCCCGCGAGCATCAGCAACAACGCCGCACCGCCGGCCAGGTTCCCCGTCATCCCCCGACCTCCGCCCGCGAGCACTCGACCGATCGCGTCGAAGTAAGTTGATCCGGTCAGGCCGTAGACGAGGCTCAGACCGTAGAGGAACAGGGCGGAAGAAACCGCACCGTAGATGAAATACTTGAGGCCCGCCTCGGGTGAACGCGGCTTCGATTTCTCGAAGGCCGTCGCGAGATAGAGACAGATCGTCATCGTCTCCAGGGCGATGAACAGCGTCGCCAATTCCTCCGAGGCGGCCAGGAGCATCATGCCGACCGTCGCCCACAGCAGGAGGGCGAAATACTCGCCGATCTCCTCGGTGAAGGAGTAGGCGCAAGAGATCCAGACGACCATCGCCAGCGTCGATAGCAGCAGGAGATTCAGAACGTCGGTCGACAGGCCGCGCGCGAGTGTGCCCAGAAAGATCAGCCCGTCCGTTCGCGCGAGGTACGAGCCGAGCGAAGAGCCGAACGCACCTTCCAGCCTCGACGGATCGGACTGGGCCGTCGCGTCGATCCAGAGGAGGAGCAGCGTCGTCGCCAGGGCGAGTCCGACGCCGGCCATGGTCAGTCGTCCCACAGCCAGTCGACGCGACTCACCGTCGAGACGTCGATACCAGGCAAGGTCTCCCATGACCACGACGAGGCCCCAGAGCGCCAGAACGACGGCAGGGGCCACGCAGAGAAAATCTCGGTAGTCGAACGGGGGAACAGTCAGGGGCATCGGTCGCACATCCAGAAGGGCAGGCTCAGCCCGAGAGCGAGTCGTATCGATCGACGTCCACGGCGTGTCGTCGGCGGTAGCAAAGGAGGATCAGCCCGATCCCCACGGCGACCTCAGCCGCAGCGACCGCGATCACCAGGAGGGCCAGGATCACTCCCGGGAGCGGCCCGGAGTCGGGGGCGTGAGTTCCGTACCTCCAAAATGCGACGAGGTTGATGTTCGCGGCGTTCAACATGATCTCGATGGCCATCAGCACAGCGATCGCGTTACGCCGAACGAGGACGCCGATCAGCCCAATCGCGAAGGACGCCGCTGCGAAGTCCAGGAACCAGCTTAGAGGGATGTCGTTCGTCATGTCGTCGTTCCGATTCGTCAGGACGGGGACGATCCCACCGGTTCCGCAACGTTCACCGACCGTGATTCAGTCTCGGTCGCCGCTGATCCGGGCGCCTCGTCGCGGTGTGCGAGCGCGACGGCTCCGACTAGCGCGGCGGTGAGTAGCAGGCCGGCCAGTTCGAAGGCCATCGCGTAGCGGGTCACGAACTCCACTCCGACCACCCGTGCCATGTCGTCGACAGCCTGTCGCCGCTCGACGGCGCTCGCTGCCTCGTCTGCGCTGGGGGCGATCGAGGGGCGGGAGGTCATCCGCGACCAGGGGCTCGTCCCTGACGGGGAGACGGCGTTGTTGATGCCGAAGAACAGGACGGCGAAGAGACAGAACCCGGCCGCCAGAGCCGGCGTGCGCCAGGGGCCTGACAGGCTGCCCCCTTCATCGCCGCGAGTATTCCGCGTGAGCATGATCCCGAACATCAAAAGGATCGCCACGGCCCCGATGTAAACAAGCACTTGCACGGCTGCGAGGAACTCGGCGTCCAGCAGCACGAACAGGCAGGCGACGCAGAAGAAGAAGCCGACGAGATGCAGGGCCGCGTGGACGAGGTTGCGCGACAGAACCGTGCCGAGCGCGGCCAGCAGGCCGAGAGTCGCAATCACCAGGAAGACGAGCTGGAGCACGACGATCCTCTCCCCTTCCACTCAACGCACCGCGCCGGCGTCGACTGGGGCGACCGTCGGCCAGTCGGCGTCGATGGGGACGGCGGCGGCGAGTTTTCGGTTCACCCAGAAGACCAGCTTCACGGCTGCGACCGCCAGAGGCCCCGTGATGATCAGTCCCCAGGCCCAGGCCGGCAGGCTCGGCCCTCGACCTCGCAAGACGACCTCGTACCAGACTGCCGCGAACAGGACGTTGAGCACGCAGAGCGGAACCAGATACTTCCACGCGAAGTTCATCAGCCGGTCGATCCGCATCCGGGGGAGCGTCGCCCGAACCCAGAACATTGCGAAGATGAACAGTAGCACCTTCAGCAGGAAGACCGCCAGCAGGATCGCGTCGACGAAGAGGTACGACAGGATCGAGCCGTTGATCAGGTTTACGGGGAACGACGAGAACGGCAACGGAGTCCCGCCCCCCAGGAACAGCACCGTGGCCACGCAGCTCACCGAGAAGACGCTCAGGTATTCGGCCAGGAAGAAGAGGCCGAACCTCATGCCTGAATACTCGGTGTGATAGCCGGCGATGATCTCGGACTCGGCCTCGGGAATGTCGAAGGGCGTGCGGTTCACTTCGGCCACGCCAGCGATCAGGAAGATCATGAACGCCAAAAACCCCGGAGGATTGAGGGCGTTCCAGCCGTAGTTCACCTGATGCTCGAAGATCGTGACCAGGCTCAAACTGCCCGCCCAGAGGACGACGGGGATCGTCGACAGCACCTGGGGGATCTCGTAAGAAACCAGTTGGGCCACGGCGCGCATCGCACCCAGCAACGAGAACTTGTTGCGGCTCGACCAACCGGCCAAGAAGATCCCCAGCGGACTCAGGCTGGAAACGGCGACGAGGTACACGAGGGCCGACGGCGGATCGATGGGAACCAGTCCGACTGCAAAGGGCACGACGGCCAGCGTCAGAAAGGCTGAGACCAGGACCATCACCGGTGCGAGGAGGTGGACGACGCCGTCAGCCGACCGAGGGACGATGCTTTCCTTGGCGATCAGCTTGATCGCGTCGGCGATCGGCTGCAACAGTCCCAGTGGGCCGACGCGGTTGGGGCCGATTCGGTCCTGAAACCGGGCGGCGACCTTGCGCTCCAGCCAGACCATGTAAGCGACGATCCCAGGGAAGATCCCGGCGAAGCCGACGAGCAGCCATAGGGCCCAGACGACCGCAGTGCTCCAGGTCAGGTCGACGTGATGCGACTGGGCGTACAAGACCGACACGTCCGCAACCCCTTTCGCCACCGTCGTCGCAGCCCTCGACGGCTCAACTCCACTTCAGAACGCCCTTCGCCCATGCGTAGGCCAGGCCGACGAATAGCAGGGCAAGGAAGATCGTCATCTCGACGAGTGCATACGCCCCCAGCGCTCCATATGCAGCCGCCCAGGGATAGAGGAAGACCGTTTCGACGTCAAAGACGACGAACATGATGGCGTAGATATAGTACTGGATACGGAAACGCACCCAGGTCTCGCCTTGGGTACGGACGCCGCATTCATACACGTCCGACTTCGTGTGCGACCGCTTGCGTGGAGCAGCCAGGGCGACGATCACCAGTGGAGCCAGCGCGAAGCCGACGGCCACCAGCAACAGCAACCCAACGAAGACGTAATTGGCGGCGACCATCGCTCAGCCGGCCGCAGGGGCCAGGACGTCGACCTCGGTGTTTTCGTCCAGGGCCACAACGGTGATCTCACCATCGGCCCGACGGATCTGAAGGGTCGACTGATGGATGGCCGAGGCCTTTCCGCCCATCTCGATCCCGCCCACGGGCCGTCGACCTTCGCGCTCGACGACACCCTCAAACTGCGTCTTCCAGCGGCGATGCCCGACGCGGACGAACTGGACGACGCGGACCTGGGTCCCCGGAGTGTATTTGGGCGTGCGGGTAGGGATCATAAAAAGCCGGTCGTTCCGAGGGCGGCTCGCGCCGCGGTGGATGAGGAGAGATTCCCCGGCCGACCACTGCGACGTCGGCGGGACGGGGATGTCTTTCGACCACCCCGACCCCTGATCTTAAGGAACACAGTCCACCTGGGCAAGGGTTGTCCCCGGTCGTTCACCGTCGTTTCGTCTTGTATCCAATCTTTTGCAACGCTTTGTCGGCGGCGTCACGGTGATCGCCCTGGAGTTCGATGTTGCCGTCCTTGAGGGTTCCGCCTGAACCGCATGCGTTCTTCAGTCGAGTCGCCAGATCGGCCAGGTCGTTTCCTTCAGGGTCGAGGCCAGAAACGACGGTGACGACCTTCCCCTTGGGACGCTTCTCGACGGCTAGACGCGCAGTTTGAGTTTCGGGCGGGATTCTGACCGGCTCCGTCTTCCTGGGTGGGCAGGTGCATTCGGCTTCAGGCTGTCCGCAATCGTCGCAGACGGGAGGACGGTCCCAGGGGGTGCCGGCGAAAAGACGGGTCACGGCGAGGTCCCTCACACGATCGGGAAGGTGTATCGGGGCTGGATCGCCACCGAAAGATTGGCGCGCTTGGCGTAGAGGAACTTCAGGTGATGATCGAGGTGCCCTACGTAGGTGGCCACGAGGTCGGCCAGCGTTTTGCGTCCAGTCTCCGAATGGATTCCGGAGCGGGCGAAGTCTTCGTCGGAGCAGGCTCGTAGGATCCGTTCTGTCCAGCGACGGTTGGCGGCGAAGAGAGCGACAGCCAGGTCGAGCGGGGCGTCCTGCATCTGGAGCCGATCGTTCCAGGCGTTCTCGTCGTAGGCCAGCAGCGAGGGGTTCGGCTCGGCGATCACTCGTTTCATTCGGTCGCTGGCCACCACGTCGCTGTCCGCCAGATGGGCGACGAGCTCGGCGATGCTCCACGCCCCCGGCCCCGGCTTGGCGCGGGCCTGCTCGTCGGTCAGGCCGTGGACGGCGTATTCCAGGGTGGCCGGGCCCAGGGCGTAACGGTCTATGAGTTCTGTGGCCTTGCTCATGGCGTTAGTCCTGATCGGAGGAGTCGTCTCCGGTTTCCGGCGAGCGTCGCCAGATGGAGAGTTGGGGATGGTTGTATTCCACGAACCAGATTTCCTCTTCCACGCCCAGTTCCATGGCGAACCTGCGTGCGACGAGGTGATTGACCACCTCGAGAGAGACCGCCAGGAAGTCGGTCCGGTCGTCTTCGGCCGAGTCGTCCGGATTATGGAAGATGAACCGGATGACGATCACCCGCTCATCAATCGGACCCTGGTTGGACAGGTATCGCCCGTCCATCTCGTAGATTGAATAGCCCCGGCTCGCCTTGCAGAGGTTCTTGATCCAGCGCTCTTCGTCGAAGTCCTCCTGCTTGCGGCGGCGGGCGATCGATTGCTTGACGAACGGGATCCTGCGGATGGCGCGCTCGTCGAACAGGTCTTCGAGGACTTCCTGGATCTTGCCGAAATAGCCGAGCTTCTTCGGCAGGATGACTTCATACATCCGGGCGGGCTTTGGCCCACTGAAGCGATAGTTGGCCATGCCCTACCCTCGCGTCTCGTGCGGCGGTCGTTGCGGGGATCAACCGTCGACGGCGATTGGTCCGCCATCGGGTAAGACGACTCTCAACGGGCAAGGTTCGCAACGCGGCGCCGAGGGTTTGCAGAACCGTCGACCCACATCGGCGAAATCCGACGACATCCGCGCAAGGTCGGCCGGATCGCCCTCGGCAGCGGAGATCAACGCTTGAGCCGCATCGTCGTATTCCGCCGTCACATCGATCCAGCCGTGTCGGACCAGGATGCGATAGGTTGCTCGATCGACGGGGTACGAGGCCTGACCGAAGACGTGCAACGCGATCCCGTCGGCCGTGGCTCGGCCGACTCCGTTGATCGCCGCCAGCTCGTCTCGCGGAAACGGCGGTTGAGTCTCGCCGGGACCTGGCTCGTGCTCCAGGTCCTCGCGGTGGGAGGCGTACCAGCCCGCAAGCCGTTGAAGCAGCCGAACAAGCCTGGGGTCGGCCTCGACGCGAGCGTCACGAAGGACGTCGGCGACCTCCGCAAGAGGCGCGGCGGCCAGTTCGGCCGGATCAAGCAGGCCGGCCTCGTCGAGCGCAGAGGCCGCTGGATCGCCTCGGCCACCGAAAACGGCCAGGTCGATCAGCGCCTGAAACCGAGACGCCCCCTTGGGGAAGTCGATGGGCCGGCCTCGAAGGACCGGCAGCACATCACGCAAGGGGGGCATTGGGAACCTCCGCGAAAGTCGCGGGAGGGGAGAGCCGGCGCCGACCAGACCGGCTCCGGTCGATTCAGGACTTCTTGGCCTTCTCGACGGCCGCCTTGTAGGCGCGGGCCAGCTTGCTCTTGCGACGGGCGGCGGTGTTCTTGTGCAGAACGCCCCGAGCGCCGGCCTTGTCGATCTTCGCGACGGCGGCGCGGAACTGGGTTTCGGCGGCCTCGAAGTTCTTTTCGGCGGCCGTTTCCAGCGCCTTCCGCGAAGAGGTCTTCACGATCTTCTTGGCGATCCGGTTGTGGAGCCGCTTCTTGATGCTCTGGCGCAGCCGCTTGGCGGCTGATTTGGTCGTGGGCATGGGTGCGTCGATCTTCCCGCGTGGATGACGAAACGTAACAAAGCCCGCCCGCGCCGGGCCCGGCGCGATTGCGGGCGTCCTGTTGAGGTCGGCCTACTTGAGGAGAAACTTTACCATGAACCGGTGCTTCAGTTCAAGTTCTTGAGTCGCTGAGCGACGTCGCGATAGGTGTAGTCGTTGGCGGCGACCTCGTTGTAGTGCTCTTCGGCCGCCTCCATGTTGCCGAGCGTCTCATTGACGCGGCCAAGCTGGTAGTGGATGGCGTTGAACTTGGTGGTGTCGCCGGGCTCGATGAGCTTTAAGGCTTCCTGATAGGTCCGCTCTGCAAGCTTGCCACGACCGTCGGCCTCGAAGCTGAGGCCGGCCTGCAACATGGCGTCCACCTTGAGGTTCGGGCTCCCCTTGGCGATCTGGAACTCGCCGATCGCCTCGGCGTATTTGCCGTCGCGGGCCAGGGCCAGGCCGAGCTGGTAGTGGAGGTTGTGGTCCTCGGGGCTGATGGCCACTCGGCGTCGGAATTCCTTGATCTCGTAGTCCAGGAGCATCCTGTGGAGTTGCTCCAGCTTGGACTTCGACGTGACGTCGGTCGGATCGTCGTCGACGCGTTTGGTGAGGGCTTCAATCGCCCGCTTCAGCCGGGTCATCTGAACCTCGGCGTAGTTCTGAAGCAGGATCGGATCCTTGGCGACGGCCTTCAGGCCGGCGGCCAGGATCTTCTCGGCGTGCTCGAACTGACTCCGCTTTCGGAAGATGTCGGCCAGCTCGATGTACGGCCAGACCTGTTTGGGATCCTTCTGGATCTCCTTGTGGAGGCGTTCCTCGGGCGTCATCTTCTCGAGCTTCATCTGCTCGAGCTTGGCGGCAATGTCCTCGGCTGTTTCCTTGGGCTTCTCGCCGGCCTTCTCGATGGCGTCCTCGTAGTTGGCCTTCTTCATGGTCTGGCTGGCGAAGAGGCCCTTGATCTTCCGTTCGGACTCATCGTTGTAGGGATCGATCCGCTTGACGGCTTCCCAGGCGGAGATCGCCTTCGGCCAGGCTTCGCAGAGTTCATGAACGTGGGCGGCGTGACGGTAGTATTCCACGTCCTTTCCGACCTCGTTCTGCACCGACTCCAGATACCACTGGGCGAGCGGGAACAGGTCCATCATCTCGGCCGCTTCGGCCGCTTCACGAGCGGCGGTCACATCCCAGGGGTTGTTGGTGAAGGCTTCCTCGCAAACCTCCAGGCAGACGGCGTAGTTCTGCTTCCCCCTCGCCGAGCGGGCTTTCATATGGATGGGCTTGTTCGTCATGGCGACGAGTCGACCCACCTTGGAAGGCTCGTTATTGAACCTCCGCCGCTGAATCCCCCGAAGCGCCTGCCTGAACTGGAGGCTGTCCGGGACCAACTTGCAGGCCCGCTTGTACATGTCGATCGCATAGTCGAAATTGGACTTCTGCGAGGCATCGTTGCCGAACTCGAAGAAAGTGCGAGCTTTCGAGAGATCCTGGGGATCCTGCTCCGCTGGCATCGGGCGTGCTCCTCACCAAGCCGGGGCGTGCGTCGGCCGGAGTTCTTGAACCGGGAGAGTTTTCTGTATTCTACAAGATTGCCGACCGCCCCACCACATACCAGATAGGCGGCATGCGACCTCCAACAGATCCGAGAAAGCCCATGGACATTCTCAGGAACGCTGGCCTGTCCGATTTGATCGCGGGCGACCGCCTGGAAACCCTCGCGGACGGCTTCGAATTCACCGAAGGCCCGCTCTGGCTTCCCGACGGCTCGATCCTATTTCAGGACATCAAGGCTGAGAAGACCTACCGCGTCGACGCCGACCGAAAGGTCACGGCCGTCCGCGAACGGACGGAGGCGGCCAATGGCCAGACCTTCGCCGCCGACGGCGGCATCGTCTTCTGCGAGCAGAACGGCCGTCGATTGTCATGGATGTCGCCCCGGACGTTCGAGCGGGTCGTTCTAGCCGAGCAATGGGAGGGGAAGCGGCTCAACAGCCCCAACGACGTCGTCTGCCGGAGCGACGGCTCGGTCTATTTCACCGACCCACCCTACGGAGTGAAGCCCGAGAATCGGGAGATCGACTTCCAGGGAGTCTTCCGATGGACCCCGACTGAAGGCCCCGTGAAGGTGCTGGAGGGCTTCGAGAAGCCCAATGGCCTGGCCTTCTCTCCCGATGAGTCCATCCTCTACGTTTGCGACACGGGACGATACCACGTAAGGGCCTTCCAGGTTCGTCCTGACGGCACTCTGGAACACGGTGCGGGCCGAGTATTCGCGGATCTCGACCCCGGGCAGCCGGGAGGGCCGGATGGGATCAAGGTCGATCATTCCGGGCGAGTTTACGTGGCCGTTGCTTTGGGCGTCTGGGTCTTCGAGCCCGATGGGCGACTGCTGGGAATTCTGCCGACGCCCAAGAGGCCTTCCAACCTCAACTGGTGCGACGCCGACTCTCGCGGACTGGTCATCACGGCCGTCGACGCGGTCCATTACGTTCGGTTCAAGGAGCCTGGCCAGGCGCCGACCTTTCTGCCGAAGGCTTGAGTTCCAGCAATCGAGAGATGCCCTGTTAATACAGCCCATTGTGGAATACAATGGTCGTCGCGACGTTCCGCGTCCCCTTTGCGGAACGAGGCGACCCGAGCCGGCCATCCCCGCGAGTCGCCTCTCCCCGCCCGTCCAGGCTCGTCAGGCTAATCACGACCCGCGCCACGAATGGCCGCGCGGGCCGTCGTAGGAGATCCGCGTGGCTAAAGAAGAACCGATCCGGACCGAAGGGCGCATCGTGGAGGCCCTCCCCAATACACAGTTCATGGTCGAGCTGGAAAACGGCCATAAGGTGCTCGCGCACATCGCGGGAAAGATGCGGAAGAATTTCATCCGAATCGTCCCCGGCGACCGCGTGACCGTCGAGATCTCGCCGTACGACATCGACAAGGGTCGAATCGTCTACCGCGAGCGCTGAGGCTATCCCCCGCCCGCATCGTCCCGCCCCGAATCAGGGCCGCTCAACGCTCCCGCCACCAGAGGCGCGGCCCGATCCCCAACTTCGCCGCCGTCGGCTCGACATCCCGCCGGAACCGAGAGGCGTCGACCGGGTAGCCCGCCGACGGCCTCAGGCCCGGGACGAGCCGGGTCCAGTAGGCGTTGAAGACGTCCATCCAGCATTCGCGGATCGTCTTCGCCGCGATCGAGGCCAGGGCGACGAGCGCATCGTCGGCGTCGGCCCGAGGAGTCAGCCGAAGGCTGAGGGAGCGACCAGGCGAGCGGATCATGTACTCGCTCAGCGCGGGGCCTTCCTCGCCGCGGTCGATCCACGTCTCGGGGAACGCTGAAGCCAGCGGCTCCAGGTAGTAGTGCCGACCCCCGTGCTTGTCGCCTCGGACGTGAATGGGCCGGCCGTCAGCGGCCAGGTCCCAGACTTTCCCAAGCAGCCTTGCGAAAGCCTCGAAGTGGACGGCTGCCTTGGATGGAAGTCGTTCCAGGCCTGCGTTGAAGCGCTCGGGACCGACGACCTCGACGTACACCTCGGCGATCTGCCAGGCCTTCGAGGGAGGGGCGAACGGTCGCGCGGCGAGCCTGACTCGAAGCCCCTCGATCAGGTCAGGCTTCGGCCAGGGGGGCGGCGGCTCCTCGGCATGCCGCCAGCGGTCAAGCTCGACGCTCGATGCATCGAGAGCGGAGTCGCTGATAAGAGCGGCGGTCGAATCGGGCAGCGGCCGGCCGGCGGCGTCGAGCAGGGCGAGGCACGTTGAATAGAGGGCTGTGCGGCCCTTCGCACCCTTGAGGATCGCCTTGGAGTCGTCGACAGCGAAGCGATCGGCCGGCCCCCTCGCGCGGCGAACGGAGAGGGCCAGGTCTTCCCAGAGGGTCGTCGGCGGGTCGAGGTCCGGCGGGCAGGATGCGGACGTCCCGCACGATTCGACGACGACGGCGGCCATGACGAGGGGGCCAAGGTTCGGTCCGTAGCCCGCCTCGTCGATTCCGACCCATCGCATGGCGGCCGTCTCGCGGGGATGACTCAGGCGGCCGAGGCGTCGGCCGTCGGGGCGTCTTCCTCGGCGTCGGTGTCGGCCCAGATCGCGGCCGGGGCCTTGCCAAGGACTTCAGCGGCCAGCGAGGCGTAATCCTCAGCGCCTCGGCTGGACGGCCCGTACTGGAAGATGGACTGGCCGAAGCTTGGGCATTCCGCCAGCCGGATGTTGCGCCTGATGCGCGTCCGGTAGAGCTTGGCTTCGGCCCAGGGGGAAGCCCCCTTCTTCTTGGCGGAGAAGAAGGCCTGCAGATCCTCGACGACCTCGCCGCCGTGACGGGTGCCGGCGTCGTACAGGCAGAGGACCACGCCGCCGACCTTCAGGTCGCGGTTGACCCGCTTGGAGACGAGGTTCACCGTTTCCAGCAGCTTCGAGAGCCCGTGGAGAGCCAGGAAGTGAGCCTGGAGCGGGATGAGGACCTCGTTGGCCGCGCACAGGGCGTTGAGCGTGAGGACGCTGAGCGACGGGGGGCAGTCCATCAGGACGAAGTCGTACTGCTCTTCATCGGCGGCGAGCTGGTCGCGGAGAATAACCTCGCGGCCGACAGTGCCCAGCAGTTCCAGCTCGGCGCCGGCCAGGTCGATATGGCTGCCCACGATCGAGAGGTTCGGCGCGACCTGGCGTCGGACCTCTTCGATGCTGAGACCCTGGGTCAGGATCTCGTAGAGCGAAGGCCCCGAACGGCCCGGCAGCAGGCCGAGGTGGAGGGTTGCGTGGGCCTGGGGGTCGAGGTCGATCACCAGGACCTTGTGGCCTTCCAGGGCCAGCGCGGCGGCGAGATTGACGGTCGACGTCGTCTTGCCGACCCCGCCCTTCTGG belongs to Paludisphaera rhizosphaerae and includes:
- a CDS encoding ParA family protein is translated as MRRIAVLNQKGGVGKTTSTVNLAAALALEGHKVLVIDLDPQAHATLHLGLLPGRSGPSLYEILTQGLSIEEVRRQVAPNLSIVGSHIDLAGAELELLGTVGREVILRDQLAADEEQYDFVLMDCPPSLSVLTLNALCAANEVLIPLQAHFLALHGLSKLLETVNLVSKRVNRDLKVGGVVLCLYDAGTRHGGEVVEDLQAFFSAKKKGASPWAEAKLYRTRIRRNIRLAECPSFGQSIFQYGPSSRGAEDYASLAAEVLGKAPAAIWADTDAEEDAPTADASAA
- a CDS encoding translation initiation factor; this encodes MTRLFAGTPWDRPPVCDDCGQPEAECTCPPRKTEPVRIPPETQTARLAVEKRPKGKVVTVVSGLDPEGNDLADLATRLKNACGSGGTLKDGNIELQGDHRDAADKALQKIGYKTKRR
- a CDS encoding endonuclease III, whose translation is MPPLRDVLPVLRGRPIDFPKGASRFQALIDLAVFGGRGDPAASALDEAGLLDPAELAAAPLAEVADVLRDARVEADPRLVRLLQRLAGWYASHREDLEHEPGPGETQPPFPRDELAAINGVGRATADGIALHVFGQASYPVDRATYRILVRHGWIDVTAEYDDAAQALISAAEGDPADLARMSSDFADVGRRFCKPSAPRCEPCPLRVVLPDGGPIAVDG
- the nuoH gene encoding NADH-quinone oxidoreductase subunit NuoH yields the protein MSVLYAQSHHVDLTWSTAVVWALWLLVGFAGIFPGIVAYMVWLERKVAARFQDRIGPNRVGPLGLLQPIADAIKLIAKESIVPRSADGVVHLLAPVMVLVSAFLTLAVVPFAVGLVPIDPPSALVYLVAVSSLSPLGIFLAGWSSRNKFSLLGAMRAVAQLVSYEIPQVLSTIPVVLWAGSLSLVTIFEHQVNYGWNALNPPGFLAFMIFLIAGVAEVNRTPFDIPEAESEIIAGYHTEYSGMRFGLFFLAEYLSVFSVSCVATVLFLGGGTPLPFSSFPVNLINGSILSYLFVDAILLAVFLLKVLLFIFAMFWVRATLPRMRIDRLMNFAWKYLVPLCVLNVLFAAVWYEVVLRGRGPSLPAWAWGLIITGPLAVAAVKLVFWVNRKLAAAVPIDADWPTVAPVDAGAVR
- a CDS encoding NADH-quinone oxidoreductase subunit A codes for the protein MVAANYVFVGLLLLVAVGFALAPLVIVALAAPRKRSHTKSDVYECGVRTQGETWVRFRIQYYIYAIMFVVFDVETVFLYPWAAAYGALGAYALVEMTIFLALLFVGLAYAWAKGVLKWS
- a CDS encoding DinB family protein, whose protein sequence is MSKATELIDRYALGPATLEYAVHGLTDEQARAKPGPGAWSIAELVAHLADSDVVASDRMKRVIAEPNPSLLAYDENAWNDRLQMQDAPLDLAVALFAANRRWTERILRACSDEDFARSGIHSETGRKTLADLVATYVGHLDHHLKFLYAKRANLSVAIQPRYTFPIV
- a CDS encoding NADH-quinone oxidoreductase subunit N, with amino-acid sequence MPLTVPPFDYRDFLCVAPAVVLALWGLVVVMGDLAWYRRLDGESRRLAVGRLTMAGVGLALATTLLLLWIDATAQSDPSRLEGAFGSSLGSYLARTDGLIFLGTLARGLSTDVLNLLLLSTLAMVVWISCAYSFTEEIGEYFALLLWATVGMMLLAASEELATLFIALETMTICLYLATAFEKSKPRSPEAGLKYFIYGAVSSALFLYGLSLVYGLTGSTYFDAIGRVLAGGGRGMTGNLAGGAALLLMLAGFGFKVAAVPFHQWAPDVYEGAPAPVAAWIATGSKIAAFVAMLKVFLHGLGAWSHPSMTVLGPGWIGVVALIAAATMTYGNFAALGQTNLKRMLAYSSIAHAGYMLVGLAAASVSTSGPAAAGAVLYYLVVYAFANLGAFTAAAWTARDRGGDAIADLDGLGRRSPLLALGIVVLMFSLIGVPPFGGFFGKLYIFMEALRQGPAETRIALTWLVALGLFNSVVSAFYYVRVLRAMYFREPADHPLKAAGPAIALPIGLSAVIVTVLGIVPGPAVELLRSVAQPMLTARKLDAPAALAAPRPTKPVAWHPSSDTD
- the rpsT gene encoding 30S ribosomal protein S20 is translated as MPTTKSAAKRLRQSIKKRLHNRIAKKIVKTSSRKALETAAEKNFEAAETQFRAAVAKIDKAGARGVLHKNTAARRKSKLARAYKAAVEKAKKS
- the infA gene encoding translation initiation factor IF-1 — translated: MAKEEPIRTEGRIVEALPNTQFMVELENGHKVLAHIAGKMRKNFIRIVPGDRVTVEISPYDIDKGRIVYRER
- a CDS encoding SMP-30/gluconolactonase/LRE family protein, which encodes MDILRNAGLSDLIAGDRLETLADGFEFTEGPLWLPDGSILFQDIKAEKTYRVDADRKVTAVRERTEAANGQTFAADGGIVFCEQNGRRLSWMSPRTFERVVLAEQWEGKRLNSPNDVVCRSDGSVYFTDPPYGVKPENREIDFQGVFRWTPTEGPVKVLEGFEKPNGLAFSPDESILYVCDTGRYHVRAFQVRPDGTLEHGAGRVFADLDPGQPGGPDGIKVDHSGRVYVAVALGVWVFEPDGRLLGILPTPKRPSNLNWCDADSRGLVITAVDAVHYVRFKEPGQAPTFLPKA
- the nuoK gene encoding NADH-quinone oxidoreductase subunit NuoK; this translates as MTNDIPLSWFLDFAAASFAIGLIGVLVRRNAIAVLMAIEIMLNAANINLVAFWRYGTHAPDSGPLPGVILALLVIAVAAAEVAVGIGLILLCYRRRHAVDVDRYDSLSG
- a CDS encoding tetratricopeptide repeat protein, yielding MPAEQDPQDLSKARTFFEFGNDASQKSNFDYAIDMYKRACKLVPDSLQFRQALRGIQRRRFNNEPSKVGRLVAMTNKPIHMKARSARGKQNYAVCLEVCEEAFTNNPWDVTAAREAAEAAEMMDLFPLAQWYLESVQNEVGKDVEYYRHAAHVHELCEAWPKAISAWEAVKRIDPYNDESERKIKGLFASQTMKKANYEDAIEKAGEKPKETAEDIAAKLEQMKLEKMTPEERLHKEIQKDPKQVWPYIELADIFRKRSQFEHAEKILAAGLKAVAKDPILLQNYAEVQMTRLKRAIEALTKRVDDDPTDVTSKSKLEQLHRMLLDYEIKEFRRRVAISPEDHNLHYQLGLALARDGKYAEAIGEFQIAKGSPNLKVDAMLQAGLSFEADGRGKLAERTYQEALKLIEPGDTTKFNAIHYQLGRVNETLGNMEAAEEHYNEVAANDYTYRDVAQRLKNLN
- a CDS encoding NADH-quinone oxidoreductase subunit J family protein translates to MLQLVFLVIATLGLLAALGTVLSRNLVHAALHLVGFFFCVACLFVLLDAEFLAAVQVLVYIGAVAILLMFGIMLTRNTRGDEGGSLSGPWRTPALAAGFCLFAVLFFGINNAVSPSGTSPWSRMTSRPSIAPSADEAASAVERRQAVDDMARVVGVEFVTRYAMAFELAGLLLTAALVGAVALAHRDEAPGSAATETESRSVNVAEPVGSSPS